A region of Mammaliicoccus sp. Dog046 DNA encodes the following proteins:
- the purL gene encoding phosphoribosylformylglycinamidine synthase subunit PurL: MSKFLEPSIEEIEKEQLYKDMGLTDEEFQKVVSILGRKPNFTEIGIFSVMWSEHCSYKHSKPFLKQFPTSGDHVLMGPGEGAGVVDIGDNQAVVFKVESHNHPSAIEPYQGAATGVGGIIRDIVSIGARPISLLNSLRFGELTNKTNRRLFGGVVKGIGGYGNCIGIPTVAGEIEFDGRYDGNPLVNAMCVGIIDHDMIQKGTAKGIGNPVIYVGLKTGRDGIHGATFASEELSEASESKRPSVQIGDPFVGKKLMEATLEAITYPELVGIQDMGAAGLTSSSSEMAAKGESGIHLHLEKVPTREAGISPYEMMLSETQERMLLVVEKGTEQKFLDLFEHHELDSAVIGEVTDTNRFVLSYEDEVYADIPVEPLADEAPVYILEGEPKEYKDIQNRYDNIDVNDVFKNLINHPTIASKEYAYDQYDQQVGANTIVKPGLSAGVVRVEGTNKAIASTIDGEARYVYNQPYEGGKMVVAEAYRNLIAVGAKPLAMTDCLNYGSPEKKEIYQQLADSTQGMAEACKALNTPVVSGNVSLYNETKGTSIFPTPVVGMVGLIEDVDYLNHFEPKANDKVYLVGDTDNDFGGSQIEKLLFKEVNHEPSKIDLDLEVQRGEQIKDAIQSGRVSYAKAVGKGGVAIGLARIASQFNLGLDVKLSLTDAQLFSETQSRYILVVKSGEAVNVDGAIEIGEMTNDGRFNLTNETSQINDDVSNINEQLKGAIAQCMKSRV; this comes from the coding sequence ATGTCTAAGTTTTTAGAGCCAAGTATTGAAGAAATCGAAAAAGAACAACTATATAAAGATATGGGTCTTACAGATGAAGAATTCCAAAAAGTCGTAAGTATCTTAGGTAGAAAACCAAATTTCACAGAAATCGGTATCTTCTCAGTAATGTGGAGTGAACATTGTTCTTATAAGCACTCTAAACCATTCTTAAAACAATTCCCAACTTCAGGCGATCATGTATTAATGGGTCCTGGTGAAGGCGCTGGTGTAGTAGACATCGGTGATAATCAAGCAGTGGTATTTAAAGTTGAATCTCATAATCACCCTTCAGCAATCGAACCTTATCAAGGTGCTGCAACAGGTGTTGGTGGTATTATTCGTGACATCGTTTCTATAGGTGCAAGACCAATTTCATTGTTAAATAGTTTAAGATTTGGAGAATTAACGAATAAAACGAATCGTCGTTTATTCGGTGGTGTTGTTAAAGGTATTGGTGGATACGGTAACTGTATCGGTATCCCAACTGTTGCCGGAGAAATTGAATTCGATGGTAGATATGACGGCAATCCTTTAGTTAATGCAATGTGTGTAGGTATCATTGATCACGATATGATTCAAAAAGGAACTGCAAAAGGTATCGGTAACCCAGTTATATATGTAGGGTTAAAAACAGGTAGAGATGGTATTCATGGTGCAACATTTGCATCTGAAGAACTAAGTGAAGCTTCAGAAAGTAAACGTCCATCTGTACAAATTGGTGACCCATTTGTTGGGAAGAAACTAATGGAAGCGACATTAGAAGCAATCACTTACCCAGAATTAGTAGGTATTCAAGATATGGGTGCAGCTGGTTTAACTTCTTCATCTTCAGAAATGGCAGCTAAAGGTGAAAGTGGTATCCACTTACATTTAGAAAAAGTACCAACGCGTGAAGCAGGTATTTCACCATATGAAATGATGTTATCTGAAACACAAGAGCGTATGTTATTAGTAGTAGAAAAAGGTACAGAACAAAAATTCTTAGATTTATTTGAACATCACGAACTTGATTCTGCAGTAATCGGTGAGGTTACAGATACAAATCGTTTTGTTTTATCTTATGAAGACGAGGTTTATGCAGATATTCCAGTAGAACCATTAGCTGATGAAGCACCTGTATATATTTTAGAAGGTGAACCAAAAGAATATAAAGACATTCAAAATCGTTATGACAATATAGATGTAAATGATGTATTCAAAAACTTAATCAATCATCCTACAATTGCTTCAAAAGAATACGCATATGATCAGTATGATCAACAAGTTGGTGCGAATACAATTGTTAAACCTGGTCTTAGTGCAGGTGTTGTGCGTGTTGAAGGTACAAACAAAGCAATTGCTTCAACAATTGATGGCGAAGCGAGATATGTATATAACCAACCTTATGAAGGCGGAAAAATGGTTGTAGCTGAAGCTTATAGAAATCTTATTGCTGTTGGTGCGAAACCATTAGCTATGACAGATTGTTTAAACTACGGATCTCCTGAAAAGAAAGAAATATACCAACAATTAGCAGATTCTACACAAGGTATGGCTGAAGCTTGTAAAGCATTAAACACACCTGTCGTATCTGGTAACGTATCTTTATATAATGAAACAAAAGGTACTTCTATATTCCCAACACCAGTCGTTGGAATGGTTGGTTTAATTGAAGATGTAGATTATTTAAATCATTTTGAACCAAAAGCAAATGACAAAGTTTATTTAGTTGGTGATACTGATAATGACTTTGGTGGTAGCCAAATTGAAAAATTATTATTCAAAGAAGTAAATCACGAACCAAGCAAAATTGATTTAGATTTAGAAGTTCAACGTGGAGAACAAATTAAAGATGCGATTCAATCAGGACGCGTGTCTTATGCGAAAGCTGTAGGAAAAGGCGGCGTAGCTATTGGACTTGCAAGAATTGCTTCACAATTTAATTTAGGTTTAGACGTCAAATTATCATTAACAGATGCACAACTATTCAGTGAAACACAAAGTAGATATATTTTAGTTGTTAAATCAGGTGAAGCGGTAAATGTTGACGGTGCTATTGAAATCGGTGAAATGACGAATGATGGCCGTTTTAATTTAACAAACGAAACATCTCAAATAAATGACGATGTATCTAATATCAATGAACAGTTGAAAGGGGCAATTGCTCAATGTATGAAATCAAGAGTTTAA
- the purQ gene encoding phosphoribosylformylglycinamidine synthase subunit PurQ — MKLAVLVFPGSNCDRDMLNAAKRSGVEAEYVDYRETSLKGFDGVLIPGGFSFGDYLRSGAMARVAPIITEVKRLAEEGKPVLGVCNGFQILTEVGLLPGALLHNDSHLFVSRNEALTIVNNDTKFTHQYEKDETVIYPVAHGEGHYYCTDEMYNELVENNQIILTYQDNPNGSYKDIAGITNKAGNVCGMMPHPERAMETLLGSDSGVKLFQSMIESWREQHV; from the coding sequence CCGTATTAGTATTTCCAGGATCTAATTGTGATCGTGACATGTTAAATGCAGCTAAGCGATCAGGTGTTGAAGCGGAATATGTAGATTATAGAGAAACATCACTTAAGGGATTTGATGGCGTATTGATTCCAGGTGGATTTTCATTCGGAGACTATTTAAGATCAGGTGCAATGGCTCGTGTGGCACCTATTATTACTGAAGTAAAAAGATTAGCCGAAGAAGGTAAGCCCGTTCTTGGTGTTTGTAATGGATTTCAAATATTAACTGAGGTTGGTTTATTACCAGGTGCGTTATTACACAACGACAGTCATTTATTTGTAAGTAGAAATGAAGCTTTAACGATCGTTAATAACGACACTAAATTCACGCATCAATATGAGAAGGATGAAACAGTTATTTATCCAGTCGCTCATGGTGAAGGTCATTATTATTGTACGGATGAAATGTATAACGAATTAGTTGAAAATAACCAAATTATATTAACGTATCAAGATAACCCAAATGGTTCATATAAAGATATAGCCGGCATAACGAATAAAGCAGGAAACGTATGTGGAATGATGCCACATCCAGAACGTGCTATGGAAACATTACTTGGATCTGATAGTGGCGTTAAATTATTTCAATCTATGATCGAAAGTTGGAGGGAACAACATGTCTAA